The following DNA comes from Cellulophaga sp. HaHa_2_95.
TTGGACTATATTAACGGCCGATGGAAAACCAAGTGCACATTTTGAACATGATATTGCGTTAGTAAACGGAAAGCCTGAGCTTTTATCTACCTTCAAATATATTTACGAGGCTTTAGGTATTGAAAGCAACGAAGAAGATGAGTTTAGACAAGTAAAAATCTAAACGCATTAAATAATAGCAGCGTCACCTACATTTTCACTGGCGAAAACCCCATAAATTCGTGTCAAAAATTTTCAAGTTTATTTTAAATACCATACCAAGACCAATACTTATTAAATTAAGTTATTTGGCGCGACCTGTTTTGGCTTTTTCCATGAAAGGTGATACGTATATAGATCCTATTGATGGAAAAAGTTTTAAGCGTTTTTTACCTTATGGTTACGAAAGTCCTAGGGAAAATGTATTATCGCCCTCTACGTTATCATTAGAACGTCATAGACTCTTATGGCTGTATTTAAAGAATGAAACAGATTTCTTTACTAAAAAGTATAAGGTTTTACATTTTGCTCCAGAACAAGCGTTTTACAAGCGTTTTAGAGCCTTAGAAAATTTAAACTATACCACCACAGATTTAGACTCACCTCTTGCCGACATAAAAGCAGATATCTGTGACCTTCCATTTGCCGATAATAGTTTTGATATCATTTTTTGCAACCACGTATTAGAACATATTCCTGATGACACCAAGGCCATGGAAGAAATCTACAGGATATTAAAACCTAACGGATGGGCTGTTCTACAAATACCGCAAGATTTAAAAAGAGCCACTACTTTTGAAGATAACACGATAACCGACCGAAAAGAGCGTGCAAAAATATTTGGTCAATACGACCATGTTAGAATATACGGCCGTGATTATTTCACCAAATTAAGGGAAATAGGATTTCATGTAGAAGAGGTAGATTATACCTTAAAACTAGCACCTGAAACCATCGACAAGTATCGCTTAGCTAAAGGAGAAATTCTACCTGTAGTTAGAAAACTTATTTAACATAGAGTTTTTCAAAACCTTTAGTTACAAATTGTTTCACTTCACCTTTACCATCAATATATAAGATTAGCGCTTCAAAGCCTTCTCTATCTATAATTAAGCTTGTAGACTTCTCTAAATCCATCGCCATAAAA
Coding sequences within:
- a CDS encoding class I SAM-dependent methyltransferase; translation: MSKIFKFILNTIPRPILIKLSYLARPVLAFSMKGDTYIDPIDGKSFKRFLPYGYESPRENVLSPSTLSLERHRLLWLYLKNETDFFTKKYKVLHFAPEQAFYKRFRALENLNYTTTDLDSPLADIKADICDLPFADNSFDIIFCNHVLEHIPDDTKAMEEIYRILKPNGWAVLQIPQDLKRATTFEDNTITDRKERAKIFGQYDHVRIYGRDYFTKLREIGFHVEEVDYTLKLAPETIDKYRLAKGEILPVVRKLI